Below is a genomic region from Brassica oleracea var. oleracea cultivar TO1000 chromosome C9, BOL, whole genome shotgun sequence.
TTCATTCAATTTTTTATTTCGGGTTGTGTTCAATTTAAATGTTTAGGTATAGTATTTTTTCTAATCCGAAGTACAAATTTTATAACAATTCATCTATGCACCATGATTATAAAATACAAATATTAAATTGAACTTATGTGTGAAAACGGGTTTTAACTATACAATAAATCTCAAACAATATAGGCAAAAAATAATTATAAAACTATAATAAAATGATTTATTATTTTGTGATTATTATTAAATTAAAACATCAAATAAAATCCGTTGCAACGCAATATGCTCATATCTTGTGGTCAATATGCTCATATCTTGTGGTAAGGTAATTATATTCCTAAACAAAATCTTCTAGCTATAATTCGCGGTTGACAAAAAAAAAGTAGAAGGAAGAGCCATAATATAATATGGACGGCTTTGGAGTGGCCGGTGAAGATTCACCCACGTGAACTACATCAAGGATCTATTATTCTCATTTCCATAATTTACTATATAGATGCAATAATACTTAAAAATTCCATTATTTTACAAAATTACAGCATTTATATAAAGTTATAAACTGTCCTCTATATAAAGAGCTTGAATGAATCTCATCTCATTGCATCTCGGGCAACTAAAACCCTACCAACAATACTACACTTCCAAAGTCAAAGAAAGCCTAATGGCAGCTCTCTCCTTCACTCACAACCACCAACCATCGGACAACCGCCGCGGTGGATCTCACAACCACCGTCACGGTCCCATCGTGGAAGAAATAGAAGGACTCATCAAAGTTTTCAACGACGGTTGCGTCGAGAGACCTCCCATAGCCCCCACCGTCTCAGCCACCGTTCATCCATCTGCCAAGGTTACAGCCTTTGACATCAAACTATCCAACGACACGTGGGCACGTGCCTACATCCCCGACGCCGCAGCCTTCTCACCGTCCGTTACTCTCCCTCTCCTTGTTTACTTCCACGGAGGCGGCTTCTGCGTTGGCTCCGCCGCTTGGAGCTGCTACCACGACTTCTTGACCGACCTCGCCGTTACAGCTCGTTGCGTCATCGTTTCGGTAAACTACCGTTTGGCCCCTGAACACCGTCTCCCGGCGGCGTACGACGACGGAGTTAACGTTGTCTCTTGGCTGATGAAGCAAGGATCTAACGGAGGGTATTCTTGGGTGAGCAAGTGTGATCTCTCGAACCTTTTCTTGGCCGGAGATAGTGCCGGAGCCAACATAGCTTATCAAGTCGCCCTCAAAATCACAAACACTTCAAAAAACCTCAAGGGCGTTATTCTAATCCACCCTTTCTTCGGCGGCGAAGCAAGAACGTTCTCGGAGAAACAACAGCAGTCCAAGTCATCAGCGTTGACTCTCTCAGCTTCTGACACTTACTGGCGTCTAGCTCTGCCGCGAGGCGCCAGTAGAGACCATCCTTGGTGCAACCCTCTGGTAAGCTCATCGGCGAGGTTGCCTACTACGATGGTGTTCATGGCGGAGTTTGATATACTAAAAGATAGGAACATGGAGATGTGTAAAGTGATGAGAAGCCATGGAAAGAGAGTTGAAGGTATCATTCACGGAGGAGTTGGTCACGCTTTTCATATTCTCGACAAATCTTCGGTGTCACGTGATCGAATCCACGACATGATGTATCGTCTCCGCAACTTCATTCATCCATAATCATTCGATAAAGCATTTAGGAACCTTTAAGTAAATCAATCAAGACGTTAAAGTCAAGGCCGGCTATAGTTCGTGCTGCAAAAAAAATTTTAATTTTCAAACTATTATTTTTCTTTAAAAAATCCGATAGATATATGTTTTTTTTTAAAATATTATAAGTATTTAAAAAAAAAATCTATGGAAATAAAAAAATATTTTCATATAGAAAAAAATTGGGCCTTTTTTTTATTTTTAATATAAAAATACATGTATTTTTTAAAAAAATCGGACCTTTATCTATTAAGAAATAGGGAGACAACAGATTAGGTCCGGGACGGTCGCACCGCTCGCCCCCTATCTAGGCCGGCCCTGATTAAAGTAATTAAGAGTTGCTTTCTAGTGTTTTCAATGGATGTGATTAGCATAAACTATAAACTAGTCTGTTTCCCCCTGTTGTATTATGTTGTTTTGATATATATTTATATAAGCTTTTGGTTTATGTTGTAATGGCTTGTATTTTACTATCATGTACCCAGTGCTCCATTGCTGTTAATGATATTGAGAACTTAAGATATTTTTTGTCGTCTAGTCTCTACCTTTTGTTTTCTTGCACTTCATTATTTTTCTTATGGTTGACTTTGGTAAATTTGTCTCCATAACAGAGACCCATACAACTAAAAGCTTTTTATTGGATAAAACAAACAAGGGTTAAATCTTAGGTCAAACCG
It encodes:
- the LOC106315944 gene encoding probable carboxylesterase 17, with amino-acid sequence MAALSFTHNHQPSDNRRGGSHNHRHGPIVEEIEGLIKVFNDGCVERPPIAPTVSATVHPSAKVTAFDIKLSNDTWARAYIPDAAAFSPSVTLPLLVYFHGGGFCVGSAAWSCYHDFLTDLAVTARCVIVSVNYRLAPEHRLPAAYDDGVNVVSWLMKQGSNGGYSWVSKCDLSNLFLAGDSAGANIAYQVALKITNTSKNLKGVILIHPFFGGEARTFSEKQQQSKSSALTLSASDTYWRLALPRGASRDHPWCNPLVSSSARLPTTMVFMAEFDILKDRNMEMCKVMRSHGKRVEGIIHGGVGHAFHILDKSSVSRDRIHDMMYRLRNFIHP